A part of Larkinella insperata genomic DNA contains:
- a CDS encoding HPF/RaiA family ribosome-associated protein, with translation MEYNMDSIKIDLQTVGFSETPELLDQVEKELRRIMRFRNDIVAADIYLREDGTNPANNKVVRWRLGVPGNDLFAEGNGGSWPEGLRATSEKLRRQFVD, from the coding sequence ATGGAATATAATATGGATAGCATCAAGATTGATCTGCAAACGGTGGGGTTCAGCGAAACGCCCGAACTGCTTGATCAGGTAGAAAAAGAGCTCCGTCGGATCATGCGCTTCCGGAATGACATAGTGGCCGCCGATATTTACCTACGCGAAGACGGCACCAATCCGGCCAACAACAAGGTTGTCCGCTGGCGGCTGGGAGTTCCGGGCAACGATTTGTTTGCCGAAGGGAATGGCGGCTCGTGGCCGGAAGGGCTGCGGGCTACCAGCGAAAAACTGCGTCGGCAGTTTGTTGACTAG
- the tilS gene encoding tRNA lysidine(34) synthetase TilS, whose translation MALLQNGALERRFLSFINTQQLFDQTDCILLTISGGLDSVVMAELFRSAGLRYGMAHVNFQLRATESDGDEIFVQKLAEQHGVRFHTIRLAAKQEAEARGISTQMAARQLRYAWFEQVADEFGYAGIATAHHQDDVLETILLNLVRGTGLTGLKGVPVRQGRIIRPLWFADRAQIETYAQDRGISWREDSSNSSDKYHRNRLRHQVVPVLKQINPNLLETLQTTVARLRSADGLVDALVRRSWHLLAEFRPEGIFLSIGQLLLLDEWEYQLSEWLKPYGFQYAQLEDILRAVRLDGFGQQFYSTTHQLIRDRDFLIIQIKQTASAQALVLEAMPADSLSISEQYELYFEFIPYSDGFQIPADANIACLDATRIQWPLTIRVWQNGDRFRPLGVKGNQTVGNFLTNRKATVAERQAAQVLVSDDRIAWLIGYRPDDHFRITDQTQTILKIERRLRGQPPAENR comes from the coding sequence ATGGCTTTACTGCAAAACGGGGCGCTGGAGCGCCGGTTTTTAAGCTTTATTAACACACAACAACTTTTCGACCAAACTGATTGCATCCTGCTGACAATTAGCGGAGGATTGGATTCGGTGGTGATGGCCGAGCTGTTTCGGTCGGCGGGATTGCGGTATGGAATGGCCCACGTCAACTTCCAGCTCCGAGCAACCGAGTCCGACGGGGATGAAATTTTTGTGCAGAAACTGGCGGAACAGCACGGTGTCCGGTTTCACACGATCCGGCTAGCGGCCAAGCAGGAGGCCGAAGCGCGGGGAATCTCGACCCAGATGGCCGCCCGGCAACTGCGGTATGCCTGGTTTGAGCAGGTAGCCGACGAGTTCGGGTATGCCGGTATCGCAACGGCGCACCACCAGGACGATGTGCTGGAGACTATCCTGTTGAATCTGGTGCGCGGAACGGGCTTGACCGGCCTCAAGGGGGTTCCTGTCCGTCAGGGGCGGATCATCCGGCCGCTGTGGTTTGCCGACCGGGCTCAGATCGAAACGTACGCCCAAGACCGTGGCATAAGCTGGCGGGAAGACAGTTCAAACTCGTCCGACAAATACCACCGAAACCGGCTGCGCCACCAGGTGGTTCCGGTTTTGAAACAGATCAACCCGAATCTGCTGGAGACCTTGCAGACGACGGTTGCCCGGTTGCGGTCGGCGGACGGACTGGTCGATGCCCTGGTCCGCCGGTCGTGGCACCTGCTGGCTGAATTCCGTCCGGAAGGAATCTTTCTTTCGATCGGGCAGCTTCTTCTGCTGGATGAATGGGAGTACCAATTATCGGAATGGCTGAAGCCGTACGGTTTTCAGTACGCGCAACTGGAAGATATATTGCGGGCCGTACGGTTGGATGGCTTCGGGCAGCAATTTTACTCGACCACCCACCAACTCATCCGGGATCGCGACTTTTTAATCATTCAAATCAAGCAGACGGCTTCGGCGCAGGCTTTGGTGCTGGAAGCAATGCCCGCCGACAGCCTGAGCATTTCCGAGCAGTACGAGCTTTATTTTGAATTTATTCCATATTCAGACGGCTTTCAAATACCGGCGGATGCCAACATTGCCTGCCTGGACGCTACGCGGATTCAATGGCCCCTGACCATCCGGGTCTGGCAAAACGGAGATCGGTTCCGGCCGCTGGGCGTAAAAGGCAACCAGACCGTCGGCAATTTTCTGACAAACCGGAAAGCAACGGTCGCCGAGCGGCAGGCGGCCCAAGTGCTGGTGTCGGACGATCGCATTGCCTGGCTGATTGGGTACCGGCCCGATGACCATTTCCGGATTACCGACCAGACACAAACCATCCTGAAGATTGAACGGCGGCTTCGGGGCCAACCCCCGGCCGAAAACCGCTAG
- a CDS encoding baeRF7 domain-containing protein, which translates to MTLVNSGKEKLLELADQAHEHSISIFMPTHRRGKEVLERQDALTFKNHLQTVRQTLKEQDVRQNDIDDLLEPLEALLDDPNFWRYQQEGLAAFRSSDYFAVYHSPLPLENNLQLASRFQVHPLLPFAQPFPEYYILRFNKDGAELYRANYFSIVPLDTDEDMPSGMEKVTRYYRFQKELQGFNAGNGAYATMYTSDDLANKEKKHLLADFFRLIDEGVRNQIGDQNVPLVLASVEYLQPIYREVNTYPHLLESGLTGSFDTVEINELHRMANELLGDTLEKERQLRIEQFQNNSGNGLTSTDLRELLEAAAASRIEALFVQANTDACGQFNEDTLSVTLHDEQQEDSESLIDKLALLTLRYNGEVYVLDEVDLLNRQDPVKAAALFRF; encoded by the coding sequence ATGACATTAGTAAATTCAGGAAAAGAAAAATTGCTCGAACTAGCGGATCAGGCGCACGAGCATTCCATCTCTATTTTTATGCCGACGCATCGCCGGGGAAAGGAAGTACTCGAGCGGCAGGACGCGCTAACATTCAAAAACCACCTTCAAACGGTGCGGCAAACGCTCAAAGAGCAGGATGTCCGTCAGAACGACATTGACGATCTACTGGAACCCCTGGAAGCGTTGCTCGATGATCCGAATTTCTGGCGTTACCAGCAGGAAGGTTTAGCGGCTTTCCGAAGTTCCGATTACTTTGCGGTTTACCATAGTCCGCTGCCGTTGGAAAACAATCTCCAGCTTGCATCCCGGTTTCAGGTGCATCCGTTGTTGCCGTTTGCGCAACCGTTTCCTGAATACTACATATTGCGGTTCAACAAAGATGGAGCAGAACTATACCGGGCCAATTATTTCTCCATTGTGCCCCTGGATACGGATGAGGATATGCCTTCCGGAATGGAAAAAGTAACCAGGTACTACCGATTCCAGAAGGAACTCCAGGGCTTTAATGCGGGTAACGGAGCGTATGCCACCATGTACACGAGCGACGATTTAGCCAATAAAGAGAAAAAACACCTGCTGGCTGATTTCTTCCGGTTGATTGATGAAGGTGTTCGAAACCAGATTGGTGATCAAAACGTCCCGCTCGTGCTGGCGTCGGTGGAATACCTGCAACCCATCTACCGGGAAGTGAACACCTATCCGCACCTGCTTGAAAGTGGGCTTACGGGCAGCTTCGACACTGTCGAGATCAATGAATTGCACCGAATGGCCAACGAATTACTGGGCGATACGCTGGAAAAGGAACGACAGCTTCGGATCGAGCAATTTCAAAACAACAGTGGAAACGGGCTGACCTCAACCGACCTGCGGGAATTACTGGAAGCAGCCGCAGCGAGCCGGATCGAAGCTCTTTTTGTACAAGCCAATACCGATGCATGTGGGCAATTTAACGAAGATACCCTGTCGGTTACCCTGCATGACGAGCAACAGGAAGACAGCGAATCACTGATCGACAAACTGGCGCTGTTAACCCTGCGGTACAACGGGGAAGTTTACGTCCTGGATGAAGTCGATTTGCTGAATCGGCAGGATCCGGTAAAAGCCGCGGCATTGTTCCGCTTTTAA
- a CDS encoding GNAT family N-acetyltransferase, with the protein MTIRPIKPEETYPLRHDVLWPDKPVEYVMLDNDADGYHFGAFQETRLLAVISLFVRDGTARFRKFATRPDSQRQGIGTRLLNQVIEEARRLGAHTLWCDARLSAAAFYQRFGMKPEGEVFYKGEIPCSKYVLLLNNQPTV; encoded by the coding sequence ATGACGATTCGACCCATCAAACCGGAGGAAACATACCCGCTTCGTCACGACGTTTTGTGGCCCGACAAACCGGTAGAATACGTGATGCTGGACAACGATGCCGATGGATATCATTTCGGCGCTTTTCAGGAAACCAGGCTGTTAGCGGTTATCTCCCTTTTTGTGCGGGACGGGACGGCCCGCTTCCGGAAGTTTGCCACCCGCCCCGACTCCCAGCGGCAGGGCATCGGCACCCGTTTGTTGAACCAGGTGATCGAAGAAGCCCGGCGACTGGGGGCGCATACGCTCTGGTGCGATGCGCGTCTTTCGGCGGCTGCTTTCTACCAGCGGTTCGGTATGAAACCGGAAGGTGAGGTATTCTACAAAGGAGAAATACCGTGTTCGAAGTATGTGCTCCTTTTAAACAATCAGCCCACGGTTTAA
- a CDS encoding DUF3817 domain-containing protein produces the protein MQFSLKSPLGRFRFIGILEGISYLVLLGIAMPLKYWANLPMAVKLVGWAHGVLFIAYMLALVSVTFDRRWSFGRVVVAFIASLVPFGTFWLDTRLKKEEQQSTA, from the coding sequence ATGCAATTCTCGCTTAAATCTCCGCTCGGCCGTTTTCGCTTTATTGGTATTCTGGAAGGCATCTCCTATCTGGTTCTGCTCGGAATCGCTATGCCCTTAAAATATTGGGCTAACCTCCCGATGGCCGTAAAACTGGTGGGCTGGGCGCACGGTGTTTTATTTATTGCGTATATGCTCGCCCTGGTGTCCGTTACTTTTGACCGGCGCTGGTCCTTTGGCCGGGTTGTCGTTGCTTTCATTGCTTCACTGGTTCCCTTTGGCACCTTCTGGCTGGATACCCGGCTGAAAAAAGAAGAACAGCAATCCACAGCCTAG
- a CDS encoding OmpA family protein has protein sequence MNYLRVLLSILFSVVTLAVQGQSARLKTANKQFENLAYAHAAQSYEDFLRGDKRKDPAETQEAYTKLAYSYRSLQDTKNAERIYADLIRDFPDTDSKNYLYYAQALATNGKYRDSQKMYSKYGERQKEDLRGRKFTVSYMDMSRFFQDSSSYRVDYLPINSQQADFSPMYYQNGLVFVSARNESGPVKRVFGWNQTPFLNLYFFPDTTELRATSNPSTQAASLGGGEATTEGAEGAPANDRSLSKTEVFSRTLNTKYHEGPMTFFKDQSRIIFTRNNTAKGKSGKSNDGIRKLKLYSAENKNGSWQNIEELPFCSNDYSVGHPALSADDSKLFFVSDMPGGFGGTDLYVVEYKDGQWSTPVNMGREINTEGNEMFPFVDENNNLYFSSDGHEGLGGLDLFYAELRDGVAFKGVQNLGYPLNSEKDDFGLITSQNRSTGYFSSNRKRGVSDDNLYSFRRTCKQLNIFVYDAKTNEPLPVADVRVIKAGVNQDLRFTGPDGKTGFCVDANVDYEFKAIKEGYATNSVRFSTLTQSERPVMNVSIYLEKSENTLVKGTVKTEVNQQPAPGVTVTLRNDKDKSEQRVVTGPDGKYEFEMKPGAPYTLTTEKNRYTANREQLPKMKAGKNPKLIEKQQGIYGEGDVFELKNIYYDYNKFFIRPDAARELDHLATLLRKYPEMKIELRSHTDSRASDAYNLQLSTYRARAAVDYLVNRGIDPNRLSAQGYGESEILNGCTDWIACPESKHQQNRRTEFKIVTVQRSNPEITGK, from the coding sequence ATGAATTATTTACGTGTACTGCTGAGTATTCTCTTTTCGGTGGTGACATTGGCGGTTCAGGGGCAAAGCGCCCGGCTGAAAACTGCCAACAAGCAGTTTGAAAACCTGGCCTATGCCCATGCCGCGCAGTCGTACGAAGATTTTTTGCGGGGGGATAAGCGGAAAGATCCCGCCGAGACCCAGGAAGCCTACACGAAGCTGGCGTACAGCTACCGGTCCTTGCAGGACACAAAAAATGCCGAGCGGATTTATGCGGACTTGATTAGGGACTTTCCGGATACCGACTCAAAAAACTACCTGTATTACGCGCAGGCACTGGCCACCAACGGAAAATACCGGGATTCGCAAAAGATGTACAGCAAGTACGGCGAGCGGCAGAAAGAAGATTTGCGCGGGCGGAAGTTTACGGTTTCCTACATGGACATGAGTCGGTTTTTTCAGGATTCGTCTTCATACCGGGTTGATTACCTGCCCATCAATTCACAACAGGCCGATTTTAGCCCGATGTATTACCAGAACGGACTGGTGTTTGTATCAGCCCGCAACGAATCGGGGCCCGTCAAACGAGTCTTCGGGTGGAACCAGACACCGTTTCTGAACCTCTATTTCTTTCCCGATACCACCGAACTGCGGGCGACTTCCAATCCGAGTACGCAGGCCGCTTCGCTGGGGGGAGGAGAGGCCACAACGGAAGGGGCGGAGGGCGCACCGGCCAACGACCGGTCACTTTCAAAAACAGAAGTGTTCAGCCGAACGCTCAATACGAAGTACCACGAAGGACCCATGACGTTTTTCAAAGACCAGAGCCGGATCATCTTTACGCGCAACAACACGGCGAAGGGAAAAAGCGGAAAGAGTAACGACGGCATCCGGAAACTGAAACTGTATAGCGCCGAAAATAAAAACGGAAGCTGGCAGAACATCGAGGAACTACCTTTTTGCAGCAACGACTATTCGGTGGGGCATCCGGCCCTGTCAGCGGACGATTCCAAACTATTTTTTGTGTCGGATATGCCGGGTGGTTTTGGCGGAACGGACCTGTACGTGGTCGAATACAAGGACGGCCAGTGGTCGACGCCCGTAAACATGGGCCGGGAGATCAATACCGAAGGTAACGAGATGTTTCCGTTTGTAGACGAAAATAACAACCTGTACTTCTCGTCGGATGGGCACGAAGGGCTGGGCGGGCTGGATTTGTTTTACGCCGAACTGCGCGACGGTGTTGCTTTTAAAGGCGTTCAGAATCTGGGGTATCCGCTTAATTCGGAAAAAGATGATTTCGGATTGATTACCAGCCAGAACCGTTCGACCGGTTATTTCAGCAGCAACCGGAAACGCGGTGTCAGCGATGATAACCTGTACAGTTTTCGGCGGACCTGCAAACAGCTAAACATTTTTGTGTATGACGCGAAAACCAACGAGCCGCTTCCCGTGGCTGATGTTCGGGTTATTAAAGCGGGTGTGAACCAGGACTTACGCTTTACCGGACCCGACGGCAAGACCGGTTTTTGCGTAGATGCCAATGTGGACTATGAATTCAAGGCCATCAAGGAGGGCTACGCAACCAACAGCGTTCGGTTTTCGACCTTAACGCAGTCGGAGCGGCCGGTCATGAACGTGTCGATCTATCTGGAAAAAAGCGAAAACACGCTGGTGAAAGGAACGGTAAAAACGGAAGTGAATCAGCAACCCGCCCCGGGGGTAACCGTCACCCTGCGAAATGACAAGGACAAATCCGAGCAGCGGGTGGTAACCGGACCCGACGGCAAGTATGAATTCGAGATGAAGCCGGGTGCGCCCTACACGCTGACGACTGAAAAAAACCGGTATACGGCCAACCGGGAGCAACTTCCAAAAATGAAAGCGGGGAAAAATCCCAAACTGATTGAAAAACAGCAGGGCATCTATGGAGAAGGGGATGTGTTCGAACTGAAAAACATTTACTACGATTACAACAAGTTTTTTATTCGGCCGGATGCCGCCCGCGAACTGGACCACCTGGCAACGTTGCTGCGGAAATATCCGGAAATGAAAATTGAGCTGCGTTCCCACACTGACAGCCGCGCCAGCGACGCCTACAACCTGCAACTGTCGACTTACCGCGCCCGGGCCGCCGTTGACTACCTCGTTAACCGGGGTATTGACCCCAACCGCCTCAGCGCTCAGGGCTACGGCGAAAGCGAAATTCTGAACGGATGCACGGATTGGATTGCGTGCCCCGAAAGTAAACACCAGCAAAACCGCCGAACCGAATTCAAAATCGTGACGGTGCAGCGGAGTAACCCGGAAATAACGGGGAAATAA
- a CDS encoding polysaccharide deacetylase family protein — MIFKGRHLLPILIASLTAGSFSSCTQQQTSNNTLEASAVPVEDPKEKSAPEAKVVATANIDPATIPASKIADAATILGRKQVPILCYHQIREWRPKDSENARSYIMPVQVFKDQIKMLADSGYQSITPDQLYAYLTIGAPLPEKPVMITFDDGDLEQYELAAPELEKHGFKGAFFIMTASIGRRGYQHYMDKQQIKDLADRGHTIGCHTWDHHNVKKYQGEDWVTQIEEPTKKLETITGKPVRHFAYPFGLWNHDATVELKKRGYFSAFQLAEKKRDDENPLLSVRRIIASGYWSPRTLHNSMVNSFK; from the coding sequence ATGATTTTCAAAGGTCGCCATCTCTTACCCATACTAATTGCGTCACTCACCGCCGGATCGTTTTCTTCCTGCACACAACAGCAAACTTCGAATAACACACTGGAAGCCAGCGCTGTACCCGTCGAAGACCCGAAAGAGAAAAGCGCTCCTGAAGCCAAGGTCGTCGCTACGGCCAACATCGATCCCGCGACTATTCCGGCCAGCAAAATAGCCGATGCCGCCACGATCTTAGGCCGTAAGCAGGTTCCCATTTTGTGTTACCACCAGATCCGCGAATGGCGCCCGAAAGACTCGGAAAACGCCCGCAGTTACATCATGCCGGTGCAGGTGTTCAAGGATCAGATTAAAATGCTGGCCGACAGCGGCTACCAATCCATCACGCCCGATCAGCTTTACGCTTACCTGACCATCGGTGCTCCCCTGCCCGAGAAACCGGTTATGATTACCTTCGACGACGGCGATCTGGAACAATACGAACTGGCCGCCCCCGAACTGGAAAAGCACGGCTTTAAAGGCGCTTTTTTTATCATGACGGCGTCCATCGGCCGCCGGGGATACCAGCATTACATGGACAAGCAGCAAATAAAAGACCTGGCCGACCGGGGCCACACCATTGGCTGCCACACCTGGGACCATCATAATGTAAAGAAATATCAGGGCGAAGACTGGGTTACGCAGATTGAGGAACCCACGAAAAAACTGGAAACCATTACCGGCAAACCCGTTCGGCACTTCGCCTATCCGTTCGGACTCTGGAACCACGACGCTACCGTCGAATTGAAGAAACGGGGCTATTTCAGCGCCTTTCAACTGGCCGAAAAGAAACGCGATGACGAAAATCCGTTACTGAGCGTTCGGCGGATTATTGCCAGCGGCTACTGGAGCCCCCGGACGTTGCACAACAGCATGGTCAACAGCTTCAAATGA